In Oxalobacteraceae bacterium OTU3CINTB1, the sequence AACAGGGCTGGGAAGCGGCCATTCCGGAGATGGCCAAACGCCAGAAAGCCGCCGAGAGCAAGATGCTGGCCGATGTCGCGCAGAAGTTGCAGCATCCGCTGCCGGGCCTGACCCTTGTCAAGAACGCCCGCGTCTTTGACAGCGAGAAGGCCACCGTCGGCGCGCCGTCGGACATCTACATCCTGCGCGGCCGCATCACCTCGGTGCAGCCGGCCGGCTCGCCGACGCGCGACGCCGCCAACATTATCGACGCCGGCGGTCGCATCGTGCTGCCGGGCCTGTTCGATATGCACGGCCACGTCGACCGCTGGTCGGGCGCGCTCAACATCTCGACCGGCGTCACCAGCGTGCGCGACATGGGCAACGACAACGCCCAGATGCAGGCGATGCTGGACGAAACCACCGACGGCAAGCTGCTCGGTCCGCAAGTGGTGCCGGCCGGCTTCCTGGAAGGCGAGAGCCAGTACAGCGCCAGCGGCGGCTTCACCGTCAAGGACTTGCAGGGCGCCAAGGACGCGATCGACTGGTACGCGCAGCGCGGCTATCCGCAATTGAAGATCTACAACTCCTTCCCGAAAGACATCCTGAAGGACACGGTCGCCTACGCCCACACGCGCGGCATGCGCGTTTCCGGCCACGTGCCGGCCGGCCTGCGCGCGCAGCAGGCGCTCGACGCCGGTTACGACGAAATCCAGCACATCAACCAGGTGCTGCTGAACTTCTTCGTCAAACCCGACACCGAAACGCGCAACCTGAACCGCTTCGTGTTGCCGGCCGAGAAGGTGGCCGATCTCGATTTCAACTCCAAGCCGGTCAAGGACTTTGTCGCCCAATTGGCCAAGAAGCAAATCGCCATCGATCCGACCATGTCGGCGTTCGCCTTCCTCAAGCAGCGCGACGGCGACGTCAACGAGCCGTACGCCGATTTCGCGGCCAACATGCCGCCGGACGTGGCGCGCGGCTTTTCCGTCGGCACCATGAAGATCGACGGCGCCGAGCAGCTCAAGCGCTACGAGAAGTCCTACGGCAAGATGGTCGACTTCGTCGGCATCATGTACCGCGCCGGCGTGCCCATCGTGGCCGGCACCGACGACATCGCCGGTTTTACCTTGCACTCGGAACTGGCGCTGCTGGTCAAGGCCGGCTTGACCCCGGCCCAGGCGCTGCAAGTGGCCACGCGCAACGGCGCCCGCTACACCCGCACCAGCAACGATCGCGGCAGCATCACGCCGGGCAAGCTGGCCGACCTGGTGCTGGTGGACGGCGACCCGACCAAGGATATCAAGGACGTGCGCAAGGTGTCGGCGGTGATCACGCGCGGCTACGTGATCTACCCGAGCGAGATCGACGCGGCGCTTGGCATCGCCCCGTTCGTCAAGCAAGCGCCGACGGTGGCCAAGACCGCCGCCGCCGTGGCCGAAGTCGATCACGCGCACGGCGGCGGCAACGACGGCGCCCGCAACCGCATCGAGGCGACCGCCCGCAAACACGATTAAAGCGCAGGGCCGCCGGGTCCGTGAAAAGGCCCGGCATGACAATGGTGTGACAATGCCATGACCTAACGATGACAAGCTGGTAAAAGCTGGTTAAAACCGTCGATTATTAAGCCGTGTTTAAGCTCCAGGGCGCAAAAATCACGCCTCTGCCTGCTCTGATTCCGCTGTTTCGGCCTTATACTCTGCACTCACTTTAATTTGGTAGTAAATTATGAAAAAAGCAACGCCTCAACGTCGCGCCGCGCGCGGTTTCACGCTGATCGAAATCATGGTGGTGGTGGTCATCATGGG encodes:
- a CDS encoding amidohydrolase family protein; translated protein: MLTKRLALLPLALAAAFSAQAASTTKYLIYTESGKQMGEQVVEQQDDGLTKVRFIYKNNGRGPELTEQFRIGPDGTMTEYAVKGNSTFGAVVDERFERKGDQAEWKSTSEQGKKTVAGPAAYVPLNSSFEVISAAITALAAAPDNKLPLLPSGTLSQTKLDALEITNATGQKQTVQLLAQTGIGLSPSFMWATNGAKPRLFAVIIPGFMNAMEQGWEAAIPEMAKRQKAAESKMLADVAQKLQHPLPGLTLVKNARVFDSEKATVGAPSDIYILRGRITSVQPAGSPTRDAANIIDAGGRIVLPGLFDMHGHVDRWSGALNISTGVTSVRDMGNDNAQMQAMLDETTDGKLLGPQVVPAGFLEGESQYSASGGFTVKDLQGAKDAIDWYAQRGYPQLKIYNSFPKDILKDTVAYAHTRGMRVSGHVPAGLRAQQALDAGYDEIQHINQVLLNFFVKPDTETRNLNRFVLPAEKVADLDFNSKPVKDFVAQLAKKQIAIDPTMSAFAFLKQRDGDVNEPYADFAANMPPDVARGFSVGTMKIDGAEQLKRYEKSYGKMVDFVGIMYRAGVPIVAGTDDIAGFTLHSELALLVKAGLTPAQALQVATRNGARYTRTSNDRGSITPGKLADLVLVDGDPTKDIKDVRKVSAVITRGYVIYPSEIDAALGIAPFVKQAPTVAKTAAAVAEVDHAHGGGNDGARNRIEATARKHD